The window tcttcTGTTTATTCCACAAATTATTGATCACTTAGAAACCCTTCCTGTTTTACcggtacttcctgttgtctggtacttcctgttgtctgGTACTTCCTGTTCTCTGGTACTTCCTGTTCTCTGGTACTTCCTGTTCTCTGGTACTTCCTGTTCTCTGGTACTTCCTGTTCTCTGGTACTTCCTGTTCTCTGGTACTTCCTGTTCTCTGGTACTCCCTGTTCTCTGGTACTTCCTGGTATTTTCtcatgctaacgctaacattTTGTtgcccccatccccaccccacccccctgggTGAGTCATCTTTCTGCCCCCCCTGCCTCCCTTCTCCCACACACTTTGTGgaaacaggatgtgtgtgtgtgtgtgtgtctgtgtgttgtgtgtaacaGAGCCCGTTGACCCCCCCAACTGACTCGtgttgccccccctccctccctaaCATGGCGAGGCGCTCATTCTCATATGTGTGTGGTAGCAGGGCGGGGGCACGGCTGAGGGGGGCGTGGCCATGGGGAGGACCTGAGGCGGGGGACCActcaggtgggcgtggcctgatCTGGGGAGGGTGGAGGTGGCGGCCagctggagggggtgggggtaagACgacgaggcagaggaggaggaggcgggctGGAGGGCGTAGCTCCCCCCTGACGAGGGGGCGGAGGAAGAGGGCGTCGGCTGGGAGCTGCCGCCCCCCCGGTGGGACCCCTGAGAGGGGGTCTGGTTGAGCTGGATGGAGATGTCGGACGAGGCGTCGGAAGCACTGCGGCCCCGCCGGGGGGGCCCCCAGGAGTCGGGGTGGAGGAACTGGCCGCTGTAGTCGCTGCAATCGGACAGGCGGGGGCGGtagagggtggggtggggccgGTAGAGCTCCTCCTCTGCGTAACGCTTCATGAAGAGGTAGACCGACATCACACCAGCACCCTGAGGGACACGCCCACttagaacaggaagtggtggttttcaccaccatcatcatcatcaccatcaccatcatcaccatcatcatcatcatcaccatcatcgtcatcatcaccatcatcatcatcaccattaccaccatcatcaccatcatcatcaccaacatcatcatcatcaccatcatcatcaccaacatcatcatcatcaccatcatcatcatcaccatcatcatcatcatcatcaccatcatcaccatcatcatcaccatcaccaccatcatcaccaccatcatcaccatcatcatcaccatcatcaccaacatcatcaccatcatcatcatcatcaccatcatcatcatcatcaccatcatcatcaccatcatcatcatcatcaccatcatcatcaccaacatcaccatcatcaccatcatcatcaccaacatcatcatcaccaacatcatcaccatcatcatcatcaacatcatcatcatcaccatcatcatcatcaccaccatcatcaccatcatcatcatcatcaccatcatcaccatcatcatcatcatcaccatcatcatcatcatcaccatcatcatcaccatcatcatcatcatcaccatcaccaacatcaccatcatcaccatcatcatcatcatcatcaccatcatcaccatcatcaccatcaccatcatcatcaccaacatcatcatcaccaacatcatcatcatcatcatcatcaccaacatcatcatcatcaccatcatcatcatcaccatcatcatcatcatcatcaccatcctcatcaccatcatcatcatcaccatcatcatcaccatcatcatcatcaccatcatcatcaccatcatcaccatcatcatcaccaacatcatcatcatcaccatcatcatcatcatcatcatcatcatcaccatcaccatcatcaccatcatcatcatcaccatcaccatcatcaccatcatcatcatcaccatcatcatcaccaacatcatcaccatcatcatcatcatcatcatcatcaccatcaccatcatcatcatcaccatcaccatcatcatcaccatcatcatcatcaccatcatcatcatcaccatcatcatcatcatcaccatcatcatcaccatcatcatcatcaccatcaccatcatcatcatcaccatcacaatcatcaccatcatcatcatcatcatcatcaccatcatcaccatcatcatcatcaccatcatcatcatcaccatcatcatcatcaccatcatccagGATGATGAACACGAATGAATACTGATGCAGGATGacggtcctgtgtgtgtgtgtgtgtgtgtgtgtgtgtgtgtgtgtgtgtgtgtgtgtgtgtgtcacctctttgagcaggaaggaggaggcGGCGAAGGCGAAGGACCATCCGTACTGGTACCGGAAGAACTGCTCCGGTTCTCTGGGTCGATTCATCACCTCATCGTTAATACAGGAGATGTAGAGAACCAGACCCACCACCAGAGAGagccctacacacacacacacacacacacacacacacacacacacacacacacacacacacacacacacacaaagactctTTTCTGCTCTGAGGTCcatctcccagcatgctttgcagCAGACCCACCTGACAGGATGAAGAAGATCCCGGAGATGAAGGCCAGAACGGTCCGGTGGGGCTGGGCGTGGCCAACGCTGCTGATGACGAATGCCGCCAAGACGAAGAGCAGCGACACCATCGGGAAGGGCGTGGCCGTCCGGACCATCTCTGGGGGGGGTATATGAGACTAGAGTTAGACTGGAGTTAAGACCTGGGACTAGAGTTAGACTGGATTTTAGACCTGGGACTAGAGTTAGACTGGAGTTTAAAGACCTGGGACTAGAGTTAGACTGGAGTTTAAagacctgagactagagttagACTGGAGTTAAGACCTGGGACTAGAGTTAGACTGGATTTAAGACCTGGGACTAGTGTTAGACTGGATTTAAGACCTGGGACTAGAGTTAGACTGGAGTTTAAagacctgagactagagttagACTGGAGTTTAAAGACCTGGGACTAGAGTTAGACTGGAGTTTAAagacctgagactagagttagACTGGAGTTAAGACCTGGGACTAGAGTTAGACTGGATTTAAGACCTGGGACTAGTGTTAGACTGGATTTAAGACCTGGGACTAGAGTTAGACTGGAGTTTAAagacctgagactagagttagACTGGAGTTAAGACCTGGGACTAGAGTTAGACTGGAGTTTAAagacctgagactagagttagACTGGAGTTAAGACCTGGGACTAGAGTTAGACTGGAGTTTAAagacctgagactagagttagACTGGAGTTAAGACCTGGGACTAGAGTTAGACTGGATTTAAGACCTGGGACTAGTGTTAGACTGGATTTAAGACCTGGGACTAGAGTTAGACTGGAGTTTAAagacctgagactagagttagACTGGAGTTAAGACCTGGGACTAGAGTTAGACTGGAGTTTAAagacctgagactagagttagACTGGAGTTAAGACCTGGGACTAGAGTTAGACTGGAGTTTAAagacctgagactagagttagACTGGAGTTAAGACCTGGGACTAGAGTTAGACTGGAGTTAAGACCTGGGACTAGAGTTAGACTCACTCAGGATGTTGGCCGTGTTTTCTGTGGTGATCTCGATCTCTGGCTCGGTGAAATATTCTGACGCCACACATTTACCCCTCtctggtcctgggggggggggtaagggggGTCAGACGGGTGATTGGTACTAGCATCTCTTAGCATCTCTTAGCATCTCTTAGCATCTCTTAGCATGAggaaagaagcagaaaacaaagagCAGGACAGACACGGGAGTTCCAGATCCAGGATCTGACCCtggatcctgatcctgatccctCCACACGTGGGGCGGCTCACAGACTCCTGCCCCAGGTGTGATCGGTTCCCACCTGTGACGAAGCAGACCCTCCACAGGCCCGAGTGCAGCGCCATCTTCACCTCCGTGCTCTGGTTCTGCTGCAGGACCACGCCCTCCTCCATCAGCAGCCAGTAGTCCGTCGACACGGCCACGCCCACCAGCAGCAGGCCACACCCCCCAAAGATGGAGGACAGCAGCGTCAGAGCCCTTGTGCTGAAGGAACccatctgaggaagaggaggaggaggaggaggaggaggaagaggaagatgaggaagaggaaaaggaaaaggaagaggaagaagaagaggaagacaagaagaaagaggaagaggaggaggaggaagaggaaaaggaagaggaagaggaagaagaggtcgGCTGCGCCTCTAAAGGacgatggagggatgaagagaggaggagaatcTGTCCGTTCCTTCAGATCGAGGAAGACCTTGACCCAGAAGCAGATGGACACGCCCCCTGAGCctcaggtgggcggggccggcAGAGcgtgtgaatgctgtgttgatcacatgactgcctcCTGCACTCACCTGCTTGAGGTAACGTTTGGTCGAGGctgtcagggggcggggcctcagagCAACGGGTCGTTGGCCAAGACAACCACAGCCAGCTGTTTATAGCGCCGCAAGGATGGCACACAAGCCCCTCCCCCTTCAGCCATACGGGTCATCCGCCACCGCCTCCATCATGAGGTCATCGTGAGGGGCGGAGCTCTGAGCCACCGATGACCTCATCACACTTCAAAATAGACTCCAACTATTGGTCACCACCAGCGTCTGGAGGCGTGGCCCTGATGAGGCGTTACCATGGCAGCGGGAAGTGAAGCACCTTCAGCCAATCAAAGACGGTGCTGCCAGGCTAGCTGTTAGCCAGTGCTAAAATGCTAACTGCAGTCACAGCAGAGTAACAACTTGATGACGTCATCAACGGGCGCCAGCCAAACGGGAAACTTTTAGCAAGGAGGTGGGAATACTGGTGACGTCAGACCGCTGGTCACGTGATGTTTTTGACGTCACGAGACACAAACCTCATGGAGTCCGAACACGTGACTTCAGACGTCGCACGGACTGTAAACAAGCACGCGCtgcgtcctcctcttcctcatcgcGCCTTCATCACACACGTGACtcaaacagccaatcacaagtgctgcacaccccccccccacactcacacacactagcGCATCCTCACACACGTTACCCCCTCCCTGCTCTTCCTCCCCGGACTGACCCCCCCAGAAAGCCGTCCGGACGGAACCGAGGAGGAAACACCGGTCAGAGGCGCGCGCCGTTTCCGCCCCTGCAGCGGAAGCGGGAGCCgcgtgatgaagatgaggaggaaggactCACCTGCGGAGCGGAAGCTGCAGCCGACGAGAGGTCCGCGCGCGACCGGAAGACTGGCAGGAAGTCTGGCTCCCCCCCTCCTCtgacactcctcctcctcttcctcctcctcctcttcctcctcctccttctcctcctcctcttcctcctcctcttcctcctcctccttctcctcctccccctcctcttcctcctcctcttcctcctcttcctcctcctcctcctcctcttcctcctcctcctcctcttcctcctcttcctcctcctcttcctcctcctcctccacttcctcctcctcctcctcttcctcctcctcctcttcctcttcctcctcctcctcctcctcctcctcctcggttcAGCTGTAGTTTGGCGCATGCGCGCACGTGAGCGCGCAGGTCGGAATTgaggacatcatcatcatcgataACACTGATTGGTTCCTGATTGGAGGTGTCTTCTGATAGGTTGACTCTCACCCAGGTGGCTCCGCCCATTCAACAATGATCCACCCCTCCACAACAGGAAATAGTGACCAATGAGAGAGTGAGGTTTGAAAGCTTTCAGGGTTACGCCCCTTCTCATTGATTGCCCCGCCCCTTTCCCCTCCCACCCCAGCCGTTCAGGTCACACACCTGAGGAGGAGTATCGTCaggttagcgtgttagcattagctggaGTTAGCAGCACACACCTTGAGTGTTTGTGTCTGACTGGATCTGTAGCGGTAGCGTGTAGCGTGTAGCGTGTAGCGTGTTGTGTTTAGCTGCCCTATAATCAGATATGCCAACGGGGTCATCTGTgatcaccagtgtgtgtgtgtgtgtgtgtgtgtgtgtgtgtgtgtgtgtgtgtgtgtgtgtgtgtgtgtgtgtgtgtgtgtgtggtcacatgacatcaaagCAGACCCAGAAAGGACTCGCCATCAAACGTGGCGGTGGCGAGGGATCACATGACCTACTTAACAGGTCCAGAACCGCCGATGTCACCTGAGTGAGccgtcctctgattggccagtGGGCTGAGTGATGTCACCTGACAGGTGATGCTGCTTTGGGAGTTTCTGAGGATTTACCCCACCCTCCAGGGAGGCGGacaaggtcatgtgatcaggaaACCCGCCCCAGAGGCGCCAAGGGTCTGGATGAACAGATGCCCCCGGGAATTCTGGGAGTTCCTGGTTATGATCCTCCGGTCTAAATACAGATGGGGGCTGATCCTAGAACAGAACCAGTGTCCCTCTGGGCCCCCCCCAACAAGCAGAAAGCCCCCTCCCCCACATGGAGGGGAGGGGCTCTCAGCTTCACGCGTCATGTGATTGGTTCAGTGCAAACATGGTTGCATTGGGGGGGGCCTTCCGTCTTCATCACACTTCCCGTTGGACGTGGTACCTTAAAGGATTCCTGACTGAACCCCCCAGGAAAGACTCACACCCATCCACCAATCCACGCTGGCGGAGGCGGTGCCATTCCTCCtggcatctgattggctgctgctgaCATGTGATCTATGAAAACACTGTAATGTTGTGTTTGAGGCCGCGGGAAGAACGGCCGCCTGACGGAGTTCAGGTCTGACCCCCCCGACTCGAAGCGGACCGACGGTGGGAGGGGCTTATCTGGATAAAACGCCACCAGGAAGTAGAAACAATCCAATCCACCCCTGACCCCTCCTActgcagctgaaggaggaggagcaacTATCAAGAGAAGACCAGTCAGAGGCGTGTCTAGGCTCTGAGATCAAACATTACATCACGACAACCCACAATGCATCGGGTCAAACGGCCACCATCTAAAAACAGGCCAGCAATAAATTGGGTTTGTGTgcgtcatcagccgccgccaccaggCAGATGGGTCCCGGTCTGGATCCGGTCGCATGCAGCTCCATGTCAGAGGTCAAATAGAAGGAACAGCCCCCCAACCCTCaggggtgacatcatcacccaaacccacacacacacacacacacacacacacacacacacacacacacacacacacacacccacacacacacacacacagacacacacacacacagacacacacacacacacacacacagacacacccacacacacacacagacacacacacacacacacacacacacacacacacacacacacacacacagacacacctacacacacagacacacacacacccacacacacacacagactgttaATTTCATCAATTCTTTCAAAATCAGACTTAAATGATGTGACCAATGGAAACtaaaatgactgtgtgtgtgtgtgtgtgtgtgtgtgtgtgtgtgtgtgtgtgtgtgtgtgtgtgtgtgtgtgtgtgtgtgtgtgtgtgtgtgtgtgtgtgtgtgtgtgtgtgtgtgtgtgtgtgatgacccaTTTAGGACTGCCTGCTGTTCGTTAGCCTTCGGCGGCTCAGCTAAAGCACATCTGTGATTGGCCTCAGgcctgggggcggagcctccagAGTGATACAAACTAAATTtcattgacttttattttaagcataaaacaatctttttattttcacattgttgcagaaattaattttatctAAATCCAACTGTTTCTAGAATTCCTCTGTTCTAGTgatttcaaatctttttttttgtcttctgtttgATAGACGGATGAGGACACGCCCATTGCTTCCCTAAACACGCCCCTAACTCCTTCTGAACGGGCCTGATTGGAactgattgattcattgatccAGTTCAGCTGTAGTGGCAGCGTCTCGGTACTAGATGGCAGCAGATTCACGTCCAGCATTCTGTCTCCTAGCAAcatcctgcagccaatcagctttcaCCTCCTTCTTGTCCCTTCAGACGTCCCGTAAGACGTGATTAGCATCAGCATGAAGCTAGCCACTTACGGACCCATTTGTTTGTGATCAGGTTCAGGTTCTATGTGCTCTACGCCCACCTCACCGTCTGTCAGGCGCCGCTGCCTCCTGCTGCCACAGCTGGAGGCCTCCGATTGGTGACGGGCCAATGAGGGGGACGTCCTTAAACGACCTCAGCGGCGGTCTCCATGAGCTCACCtctaataatgatgatgatgatgatgatggtgatgatggtgatgatggtgatgatgatgtcccCTCTGCTCTGTTCTGTCCAATCGTGTTCAAACCCGGTGAGCTAAACCAAGGAGACGGAGAAGGAGAGCCATCTGTAGGCGGGCTCTGTAGCCCCGCCCACTTCCTTTTAAGGTAAACAGGTGAGGGGGGGTCCCGGTGAACGTCTggggttaataataataataataaaagacctttattgtcccacagtggggaaatttgttaAAAGGTTGAAGCGAAgtttttcaaacacaaacatgaaaagtTGTTCACGTCTGAGACGCgtttatatttgtttgtttgtttgtatttacacgtttaaaacacaaacatcacctGATTGACTGATGGGCttcaggatgaagaggatgaggatgaggagacccgctgctcctctgtctccctccagTGGACACAGGAGGAACCACAGGTTGACGCTCTAGTCGCATCCTGATGCACCTGCTGatgccccgccccgccccctgacccccccagacCCGCCCCTGGTGctggagaggtcagaggtcactccAGCGACCTTCAAACCACATTTATAATTTTAACATTCAGGAAATGTGACAATCATGACTCAGCAAACGATCACACATCAGGAGGGTTTGGGGGCGGGACCAGAGTCAGAGGAGGGGTCCAGTCATTAACACACGTCCTGATTGGTTCTAGTCTGGTTTCATGAGTCACTGCCTCCTGGTGGTGGACGATAGGAACGATACCCATTAGCCTGacaatgacccctgaccccagAAGAggcaccatcatcttcatcatcaccatcatcatcatcatcaccatcatcatcatcaccatcgtcaccatcatcaccatcatcatcgtcaccatcaccaccatcatcatcatcaccatcatcatcatcaccatcatcatcaccattatcatcatcatcatcaccatcatcatcaccatcatcaacatcaccatcatcatcatcaccatcatcatggtcaccatcatcatcatcaccatcatcatcaccatcatcatcaccatcatcatcgtcaccatcatcatcatcaccatcatgaccatcaccatcatcatcaccatcatcatcagcatcaccatcatcatcaccatcatcaccattatcatcaccaccatcataatcatcatcactatcatcatcatcatcatcaccatgaacatcaccatcatcatcgtcaccatcatcatcaccatcatcatcatcatcaccatcaccgtcatcgtcaccatcatcatcatcatcaccattgtcaccatcatcatcaccaccatcaccatcgtcaccatcatcatcgccatcaccatcatcaccatcatcatcatcatcatcatcaccatcaccgtcatcgtcaccatcatcatcatcatcatcatcaccattgtcaccatcatcatcaccatcatcaccaccatcaccatcgtcatcaccatcatcatcgccatcaccatcatcaccatcatcatcgccatcaccatcatcatcatcatcgtcaccatcatcaccatcatcatcaccatcatcatcgtcaccatcatcatcgccatcaccatcatcatcatcatcgtcaccatcatcatcgtcaccatcattatcaccatcaccatcatcatcaccatcaccatcatcatcgtcaccatcatcatcatcatcatcatcgtcaccatgaCACTCAGACGTTGGTTTCAGTTCTTTATTAAAATCATCTTTTATCTCTGGTTGCGTTACAGCACAGTATCTTCATCGTCCTCACCGGGGGGCCGGCAGGGGCGGGGGCGGCGCCGCGGCGGCGTCacctgtgtgtggtggtggATCTGTCCGCGTGAGGTCTGACCAGACGGCGTGGCACGAGCGTCACGTCATTCATGACCAGTACAGAAGAGTCCATACCCGGGGGGCGGGGCAGAACCCGGGACCTGGGTGGCAGAACCCACCCAGGGGTCCACTGGAGGCAGAAACCTGGCCCTGGGGGGCAGAAGGTGAACGCAACGTTAGATCGTGGGTTCGCCTTCACCGGAGACGGTTTTATCTGTGGGGGGGTcagttggttggtcggttggttgtgTGCTTGGTTgtatggttggttggttgtatGGTTGGTTAGTCGGGTGGTTGGTTGTatggttggtcagttggttggtTGTATGGTTGGtgggttgattggttggttggttggttggtggatTGGTAGGTGGGTTGGTTTGTTGGTCGgatggttggtcggttggttggtcgtTTGGTTGGTGGGTtcgttggttagttggttggtcagttgaTTGGTCAGTTGATAAGTGACCAAACCAGGTGGGCGTTTGATTCTGTAAACAGACACCTGGCGAAGGGGCGGGGCACCGATCGGCACGCGTGAAGTTCGGGGACTTTCCATGACCTTGTGAGACGGGAGGCCCCGCCCCTGGAACGGATGGCGGTTCCAAACGGTTTGGAAAACATTACCTTCAGAAGAAACTGGGGAGGATCCAGAACTACTACACTACCCAAAAAGCATTGGGGCGATTGTATGACGTCCGACACACGCCCACTTTGAAGTAGTAACTGTCCAGTTTTTGCCTCAGTGGAAACCGGCGTGCAGattaagccccgcccccgacATGTGTCCTATTAGCTTAACCAGTTTTtgcaaacaaaaatttttttttaagaaaagtgtgtttgtatAAGTTGTTTTAGCACAGCGGCGCGGCTCTGACACACATCTAGACTGTACAGGTCGTTAGCGTAGCTGCGCTAGTGTTACAGCTACCAGATGCTAAGTAGCGTCTGTGCTGCTCGCTACATGGTGGGTCGCCGTAGAAACCGTCACACAGGCGCGTCGTGTAAAAGCTAATCCGTAGCCCCAACCAGGAAATGAAGGCCCCTCTGGGTAGCTAACGCACGCCGCCACCGCTACAGTGACACGGTCATAAGACACTCGCAAGCCCCGCCCAGTTGTCACGCCGTCACAGCTCCGCGTTAGCTACGCCGCTAGCTAACGGAGGCGACAGGTGGTATTAAGTGAGCAAAAACACAGTTATATACTGGTCTCTGTTTTCGCCGAGGGAggggggaagaggaagaggaagtgggggtgaggggggcggGACAAGGAGACAGACAAATagacaaaaaagacatttcataGAGATAAATAGTGAAAATTTAGTAGACAAACTTAGAGAACACACGTCTTAGCTCTATATAGATATTTAGATATTCTAGTGGGTGAAATAAATATTCACAGAGAAGCGTTGAAACAGCAGCGTCACCACAGCAGACACAACACCATGGATACACATGAGGGGGGGCGAGCAGCGGCGCGGCGCCGCTAGCAGCTCCTGTTGATGATGACGCCACGTGTGAAAACAACACGATTTACGTTTAACTTTGATGGAAACGTGTGTGAGGTTGTTTCATTTTGGTGAACGTGTTTTAACGGACGGTGAAGGCGGAACGCGGCGCTCAGAATTCGGTGAACACGGTGAACACGGTGAACACGGTGAACACGGTGAACACGGTGAACACGGTGAACACGGTGAACACGGTGAACACGGTGAACACGGTGAACACGGTGAACACGGTGAACACGGTGAACACGGCgcgttctttttgttttcttcagctttaTGGCTCAGACACAGTTCCGGGCAAACAAGAGCCGACCCGATTCTCCTCATGGGGGGGGCGTGGCTCAGACGTCCCCGCCCACTGAAAACAGGACCCCACAGACCTCCAGCACCAAGATGCTAAGCACTAACGGACGGATACCACTAGCTTAGTGCCTGACATCTGAACGAACCTGCTGGGTCGGTGCGGTCACAGGATAAAAAGCTAACTGCTAGCTAGAGTCAGGCACATGAAAAGGCCACACCCACTCATGAATCTCTAGCCAATTACACTCCCGCCTGTTTAAGCCCTTTTTACACAGGTAGAACACGGCTAGAACATGTCTAAAACACACCTACAACCGTCTAGAACATGCCCAGAATATGCCTAGAACACTTCTAGAACATGCCTACAACACGTCTAGAACATGTCTAGAACATGCCTACAACACGTCTAGAACATGTCTAGAACA of the Antennarius striatus isolate MH-2024 chromosome 14, ASM4005453v1, whole genome shotgun sequence genome contains:
- the LOC137607680 gene encoding voltage-dependent calcium channel gamma-7 subunit-like produces the protein MGSFSTRALTLLSSIFGGCGLLLVGVAVSTDYWLLMEEGVVLQQNQSTEVKMALHSGLWRVCFVTGPERGKCVASEYFTEPEIEITTENTANILKMVRTATPFPMVSLLFVLAAFVISSVGHAQPHRTVLAFISGIFFILSGLSLVVGLVLYISCINDEVMNRPREPEQFFRYQYGWSFAFAASSFLLKEGAGVMSVYLFMKRYAEEELYRPHPTLYRPRLSDCSDYSGQFLHPDSWGPPRRGRSASDASSDISIQLNQTPSQGSHRGGGSSQPTPSSSAPSSGGSYALQPASSSSASSSYPHPLQLAATSTLPRSGHAHLSGPPPQVLPMATPPSAVPPPCYHTHMRMSASPC